Proteins encoded within one genomic window of Bacteroides sedimenti:
- a CDS encoding polysaccharide deacetylase family protein, with translation MIIVFSDKKSPRLNYILSRIFNDILGVEVYFTFDEEEFLASTLPSINYSAKNMQKGVWIVPHTLLYSSGISRQKTEPISSWKNMPVFFLQEQGDIPFDMFAASFYLITRYEEYHSTALDNHGRYEYTDSIIYRMGCIQEPIVDQWAYALKDELLKLYPECTFTPRKFRFIPTIDIDHPYLYRNKGFIMNLLCLMKDLTGRKFTVFRERLLTILHLKEDIYFNFESLLQLYRTEEVKGLFFVHRGPYGKFDRRYLYPSRRYRKMLRRISQEHAVYIHPSYIAAFNNLQFCKEKMELERVLNHKVEGSRQHYLRFRFPETFRQLLAADIKDDYSVLYSNQYGFRAGTSIPFPFYDMEIDQETKLTIHPSSIMDVTLLRDFKMSPKEAFNKIVEIAEKVKAVNGDFITLFHNSSLADTAEWEGWERMYSEMIRKINITK, from the coding sequence ATGATTATAGTTTTTTCAGATAAAAAAAGCCCTCGGCTTAACTATATACTCTCCCGCATCTTCAATGATATTCTGGGAGTTGAAGTCTATTTTACTTTTGATGAAGAAGAATTCCTGGCCTCTACGCTCCCATCGATCAACTATTCTGCAAAAAACATGCAAAAGGGGGTTTGGATAGTACCTCATACCTTATTATATAGTAGTGGCATCAGCAGACAAAAGACGGAACCGATATCCAGCTGGAAGAATATGCCTGTATTTTTTTTGCAGGAACAAGGCGATATTCCATTCGATATGTTTGCAGCCTCATTCTATCTAATTACAAGATATGAAGAGTACCACTCAACAGCTCTCGACAATCATGGACGCTACGAGTATACCGACAGCATTATTTATAGAATGGGATGCATTCAGGAGCCAATTGTTGATCAATGGGCCTACGCACTGAAGGATGAACTTTTAAAACTTTATCCGGAATGCACGTTTACCCCCAGAAAATTCCGCTTCATACCAACCATAGATATTGACCATCCTTATCTTTACCGGAACAAAGGTTTTATTATGAACCTGCTGTGTTTAATGAAAGATTTGACAGGAAGAAAGTTCACCGTTTTCAGAGAACGACTACTGACGATTCTACATTTAAAAGAAGATATCTATTTTAATTTCGAGTCCCTTCTTCAGCTTTATCGCACTGAAGAAGTTAAAGGACTCTTTTTTGTGCACCGTGGCCCCTATGGAAAGTTTGATCGCAGATACTTATACCCCTCCCGTCGCTATAGGAAAATGCTCAGGCGCATCTCACAGGAACACGCAGTTTATATCCACCCATCTTACATAGCAGCATTCAATAATCTTCAATTCTGCAAAGAGAAAATGGAACTTGAACGGGTTTTAAACCATAAAGTTGAAGGAAGCAGACAGCATTACCTTCGTTTCCGCTTCCCTGAAACGTTTCGCCAACTACTGGCTGCTGATATCAAGGATGATTATTCCGTGCTTTATTCAAACCAATACGGCTTCCGCGCCGGAACAAGTATCCCATTCCCATTCTATGACATGGAAATTGATCAGGAAACCAAGCTGACCATCCACCCTTCTTCAATAATGGATGTCACTCTACTCCGCGATTTCAAGATGTCACCAAAAGAAGCTTTTAATAAAATAGTAGAGATAGCAGAAAAGGTAAAAGCGGTAAATGGAGATTTCATAACACTCTTTCATAACTCTTCTCTTGCTGATACAGCTGAATGGGAAGGATGGGAAAGAATGTATTCCGAGATGATACGAAAAATAAATATAACCAAATAA
- the upp gene encoding uracil phosphoribosyltransferase, which translates to MRIINFGETNSILNQYVSEIRNVKVQNDRMRFRRNLERIGEIMAYEMSKEFTYSTKNIQTPLGISPVNTPDNKIVISTILRAGLPFHQGFLNYFDRAENAFVSAYRKYKDALKFEINIEYIASPRIAGKTLIITDPMLATGSSLELSYGAMLTKGNPKEIHVAAIIASQQALDYIKQVFPEEKTTIWCAAVDPEIDSHSYIIPGLGDAGDLAFGEKE; encoded by the coding sequence ATGAGAATAATTAATTTTGGTGAGACAAACTCCATATTGAATCAGTATGTCTCCGAAATAAGAAATGTAAAAGTACAGAATGACCGCATGCGCTTTCGTCGCAACCTGGAACGAATCGGCGAAATCATGGCTTATGAAATGAGCAAGGAATTCACTTATTCCACAAAAAACATCCAGACCCCTCTGGGTATTTCACCTGTTAATACTCCTGATAATAAGATTGTAATCAGCACAATTCTACGTGCAGGACTTCCTTTCCACCAAGGATTCCTAAACTATTTTGACAGAGCTGAAAACGCTTTTGTTTCGGCTTATCGCAAATATAAGGATGCTTTAAAATTCGAAATCAACATTGAATACATTGCTTCTCCTCGCATTGCCGGCAAAACACTTATTATTACCGACCCAATGCTTGCCACTGGAAGCTCTTTGGAATTAAGTTATGGTGCGATGCTTACCAAAGGTAATCCGAAAGAGATACACGTTGCGGCTATTATTGCGAGCCAACAGGCACTTGACTACATCAAGCAGGTATTTCCTGAAGAGAAGACAACTATCTGGTGTGCAGCTGTCGATCCAGAAATCGATTCTCACTCTTATATCATCCCGGGATTAGGGGATGCTGGAGATTTGGCTTTCGGAGAAAAAGAATAG
- a CDS encoding 2-oxoacid:ferredoxin oxidoreductase subunit beta: protein MSEQLYTAKDFKSDQYVRWCPGCGDHALLNSLHKAMAGLGIAPHMTAVISGIGCSSRLPYYMNTYGFHTIHGRAAAIATGVKVANPELTVWQISGDGDGLAIGGNHFIHALRRNVNINIVLLNNRIYGLTKGQYSPTSPRGFVSKSSPYGTVEDPFRPAELAFGARGRFFGRCVDVDAACSIEVLTASAKHKGASVVEVLQNCVIFNDGCHNAVATKEGRAKNAIYLKHGEPMLFGENNEKGLMQEGFGLKVVTLGENGITEKDILVHNAHCEDNTLHMKLALMEGPDFPIALGVIRDVESPSYDECVYAQIEEVRAKKPARTLEDFLLSGDKWEIK, encoded by the coding sequence ATGAGCGAACAATTATATACAGCAAAAGATTTCAAAAGTGATCAGTATGTACGTTGGTGCCCGGGTTGTGGAGACCATGCGTTGCTAAATTCATTGCACAAGGCAATGGCTGGTCTGGGTATTGCTCCGCATATGACTGCCGTTATTTCGGGTATCGGATGTTCTTCCCGCTTACCATACTATATGAATACTTATGGATTCCACACTATTCATGGACGTGCCGCAGCAATTGCCACAGGAGTGAAAGTGGCTAATCCGGAACTTACTGTCTGGCAAATTTCGGGTGATGGTGATGGGCTGGCAATTGGAGGAAACCACTTTATTCATGCGCTTCGCCGAAATGTGAATATCAACATTGTTCTTCTTAACAACCGGATTTACGGGTTAACCAAAGGACAATATTCGCCGACATCGCCTCGTGGATTTGTTTCCAAGTCATCTCCTTATGGAACAGTTGAAGACCCTTTCCGTCCTGCTGAGCTGGCTTTTGGTGCTAGAGGTAGGTTCTTTGGACGGTGTGTGGATGTTGATGCTGCCTGTTCAATAGAGGTACTTACAGCTTCTGCCAAACATAAAGGTGCTTCTGTGGTTGAAGTGTTGCAGAACTGTGTTATTTTTAATGATGGTTGCCACAATGCTGTTGCCACTAAAGAAGGACGTGCTAAAAATGCTATTTATCTGAAACACGGTGAACCAATGTTATTTGGTGAAAATAATGAAAAAGGATTAATGCAGGAAGGTTTCGGTTTGAAAGTTGTTACTCTGGGTGAAAATGGCATCACAGAAAAAGATATACTGGTGCACAATGCACACTGTGAAGATAACACGCTTCACATGAAACTTGCGTTGATGGAAGGACCTGATTTCCCGATTGCTTTGGGTGTGATTCGCGATGTAGAAAGTCCAAGTTACGACGAGTGTGTGTATGCTCAGATTGAGGAGGTTCGTGCCAAGAAGCCGGCTCGTACTCTTGAAGATTTCTTGCTAAGTGGAGATAAATGGGAGATTAAGTAA
- a CDS encoding 2-oxoacid:acceptor oxidoreductase subunit alpha has translation MADELVVKELERVVVRFSGDSGDGMQLAGNIFSNLSAVLGNDISTFPDYPAEIRAPQGTISGVSGFQVHIGAKKVFTSGDKCDVLVAMNPAALKTNAKYLTPQSIIIIDADSFTKKDLEKALFVTDDPFKELGLSQQVIDAPITSMCKESLKESGLDNKAAIRCKNMFALGLVCWLFNRPLDYAMHMLQEKFAKKPTIADANIKVLTDGYNYGHNTHASVSTYIVESKGEKEKGFYTDVNGNLATSYGLVAAAEKAGLQLFLGSYPITPATDILHNLAKFKELGVITVQCEDEISGACSAIGASFAGNLAVTTTSGPGVCLKSEAINLAVIAELPLVIVNVQRGGPSTGMPTKSEQTDLLQAVYGRNGESPLVVIAATSPTNCFDSAYMAAKIALEHMTPVMLLTDGYIANGSAAWKIPSLKDYPEIKPNYVTKEMQEGWKPYVRNTISQVRYWAVPGMEGFMHRVGGLEKDYVTSAISTDPDNHQRMTITRQAKIDYIANCIPDIEIQGDKDADLLVVGWGGTYGHLYSAVEKCHEEGKKVALAHFQYINPLPKNTEEVLKGFKKIVVVEQNLGQFAGLLRMKIPGLDICQLNRVKGQPFNVTRLVEEFTKLMEGM, from the coding sequence ATGGCAGACGAATTGGTAGTTAAAGAATTAGAGAGGGTGGTTGTTAGGTTCTCTGGTGATTCCGGAGACGGAATGCAATTAGCCGGCAACATTTTCTCTAATTTATCGGCGGTGCTGGGAAATGATATTTCTACATTCCCCGATTATCCGGCCGAGATCCGTGCCCCGCAAGGCACCATTAGTGGCGTTTCCGGTTTCCAGGTACATATTGGAGCCAAAAAGGTGTTTACCTCAGGTGATAAATGTGATGTTCTGGTCGCGATGAACCCCGCTGCTTTAAAGACAAACGCGAAATACCTCACTCCACAGTCAATTATCATCATCGATGCTGATTCTTTCACTAAAAAGGATTTGGAAAAAGCGCTCTTTGTCACTGACGATCCCTTTAAAGAATTGGGGCTATCCCAGCAGGTAATTGATGCTCCTATTACATCCATGTGTAAAGAGAGCCTGAAAGAGAGCGGTCTGGACAATAAAGCGGCAATTCGTTGCAAAAATATGTTTGCGCTGGGATTGGTATGCTGGTTGTTCAATCGACCTTTAGATTATGCCATGCATATGCTTCAGGAGAAGTTTGCAAAGAAACCAACCATTGCAGATGCAAATATCAAGGTGCTGACGGATGGATACAACTACGGTCATAATACCCACGCGTCTGTTTCAACATACATTGTTGAATCGAAGGGTGAAAAGGAAAAAGGATTCTATACTGATGTGAATGGTAATCTTGCAACCTCTTATGGTCTTGTTGCTGCAGCCGAAAAAGCAGGGCTCCAGCTCTTCCTGGGTTCATATCCGATTACTCCAGCAACAGATATCCTCCACAACCTGGCCAAATTCAAGGAACTAGGTGTGATTACCGTACAGTGTGAGGATGAAATTTCAGGAGCATGTAGTGCTATTGGAGCTTCTTTTGCAGGAAATCTGGCAGTAACTACCACTTCCGGACCGGGAGTTTGTCTAAAAAGTGAAGCAATCAATCTGGCGGTAATTGCTGAATTGCCTCTGGTTATTGTAAATGTACAACGTGGAGGTCCTTCAACCGGAATGCCAACCAAGAGTGAGCAAACCGACCTATTGCAAGCTGTTTACGGAAGAAACGGTGAAAGCCCACTGGTTGTGATTGCTGCTACATCTCCTACTAACTGTTTTGATTCAGCCTATATGGCAGCTAAGATTGCCTTGGAGCACATGACTCCGGTAATGCTTCTGACTGACGGATATATTGCTAATGGTTCTGCAGCCTGGAAAATTCCTTCACTGAAAGACTATCCGGAAATCAAACCGAACTATGTGACTAAAGAGATGCAGGAAGGATGGAAACCTTACGTACGTAATACGATATCTCAGGTTCGCTACTGGGCTGTTCCCGGAATGGAGGGATTTATGCACAGAGTGGGTGGTCTGGAAAAGGATTATGTTACCAGTGCCATTTCTACCGATCCTGATAATCACCAGCGCATGACAATAACCCGTCAGGCAAAAATTGATTATATTGCCAACTGCATCCCGGACATTGAAATTCAGGGCGACAAAGATGCCGACCTATTGGTTGTAGGCTGGGGTGGAACTTACGGACATCTTTATTCTGCTGTGGAAAAATGTCATGAAGAAGGAAAGAAGGTGGCTCTGGCTCATTTCCAGTATATCAATCCGCTACCAAAGAATACAGAAGAAGTGCTCAAAGGATTTAAGAAGATCGTGGTTGTTGAGCAGAACCTGGGACAGTTTGCCGGCCTTTTGAGAATGAAAATTCCTGGATTGGATATTTGTCAGTTGAACAGAGTGAAAGGGCAACCTTTTAACGTGACCAGACTTGTAGAAGAATTTACTAAATTGATGGAGGGGATGTAA
- a CDS encoding outer membrane beta-barrel family protein, which translates to MKRLLLSTLMLVIALLANAASDEIGGVRGRVIDSKTKEALQYVNVSVKTKPNNSLIKGVVTDQNGDFILGGLKDGKYLVSVSYIGYKVFEKEINISSAKKTVNLNVIVLNEDSHVLKGVEVVGQQAQMKFEIDKKVFNVDQNIASTGGSASDVLSNIPSVEVNTDGDVSLRGNSSVTVWINGKASGITADNRAQILQQMPAENIQSIEVITNPSAKYSPEGTAGIINIVLKQDRKAGYFGSAQAGADTKGGYNGSFNINYSSSKLDAYASVGYRNHQRKGGGYSNRTNTQGTLETNDDTFLNQTSSQDGGHSGMFLRGGATYHLTPTNHFTVGGFGMFGTMKNSSEINYLSNVPNSYSKSFRWSDSDNSMNGGNLELGYKHDFSKNSYLDFTASYNKWQMDNTGIYNQTSYYSDRKASSFQKQLNNVDSHNWEFQLDYMNKINENAKIEAGYKGTLGRSESPVETYSGLTAETANFDNALYNRFIYNQDIHALYATYSGKVDKKLGYQLGLRGEYSKINTKSLDYTQNSTPYKKDYLSLFPSAFISYVLPGNNEVQLNYTRRISRPRGMILNSFKNITDSANISFGNPELKPEYSNAFELNYIKNWDAHTLSFSGYYRTTDDVIQSIRYLDGNVMKSTYDNIAKTQSAGVELVGKDRLFKIVDLTTTVNLFYYKLDGFSYQPQDGLLPVVGKPEEDFSWNARMIANVILPYSISFQATGSYNARQVVAQGTQKSNYVLDAGLRKSFMNKKLSLSISARDILNSRSQHTISYGTGFIQDSKNWRSGRQFGFTLTYNFGNMKAKYSKPNKRNDDNMSSPMEEE; encoded by the coding sequence ATGAAAAGATTGTTATTGAGCACTTTAATGCTAGTGATTGCTTTATTAGCTAATGCAGCCTCCGATGAGATCGGAGGGGTAAGAGGAAGGGTAATTGATTCGAAAACGAAAGAAGCCCTGCAGTATGTAAATGTCAGTGTAAAAACAAAACCTAATAATTCACTAATTAAGGGTGTAGTGACAGACCAGAACGGAGATTTTATCTTGGGAGGTCTTAAAGATGGGAAATATCTGGTGAGTGTGTCTTATATCGGATATAAAGTCTTTGAAAAGGAAATTAACATTTCCTCAGCAAAAAAAACAGTAAATCTAAATGTGATTGTCTTGAACGAAGATAGTCATGTGCTAAAAGGAGTGGAAGTTGTAGGACAACAGGCGCAAATGAAATTTGAGATTGACAAAAAGGTCTTTAATGTGGATCAGAATATAGCTTCAACCGGTGGATCTGCAAGTGATGTGCTGAGCAACATTCCTTCTGTTGAAGTGAATACTGACGGAGATGTCTCCTTACGCGGAAATTCAAGTGTAACAGTATGGATTAACGGTAAAGCATCTGGTATCACAGCCGACAATAGAGCTCAGATTCTACAACAAATGCCCGCAGAAAATATTCAGAGCATCGAGGTAATTACAAATCCTTCGGCAAAATATAGCCCTGAAGGAACTGCTGGTATTATTAATATTGTATTGAAACAAGATCGTAAAGCGGGGTATTTTGGTAGTGCTCAGGCTGGAGCTGACACCAAGGGAGGATACAATGGTAGCTTTAACATCAACTATAGCAGCAGTAAATTGGATGCTTATGCCAGTGTTGGCTATCGCAACCATCAAAGAAAAGGGGGTGGTTATAGCAACAGAACCAACACACAAGGAACCTTGGAAACAAATGATGATACTTTTCTGAACCAGACTTCCAGCCAGGATGGAGGACACTCTGGTATGTTCCTGAGAGGTGGAGCAACATATCACCTTACACCGACAAATCACTTTACTGTGGGAGGATTCGGAATGTTCGGAACTATGAAGAATAGCAGTGAAATCAATTATTTAAGCAATGTTCCCAATTCATACTCAAAAAGTTTCCGCTGGTCTGATAGCGACAACTCTATGAACGGAGGCAATCTTGAGCTAGGGTACAAGCACGATTTCAGCAAGAATAGCTATTTGGACTTCACGGCATCATACAATAAATGGCAGATGGACAATACCGGCATCTATAATCAGACTTCCTATTATTCCGACCGGAAAGCTTCTTCTTTTCAAAAGCAGCTGAACAATGTAGATAGTCATAACTGGGAGTTTCAGCTTGATTATATGAATAAGATCAATGAGAATGCTAAAATAGAGGCGGGTTACAAAGGAACCCTCGGAAGATCTGAAAGCCCGGTTGAGACATACTCCGGATTAACTGCCGAGACAGCCAACTTTGACAATGCTCTATACAACCGTTTTATTTATAATCAAGACATCCATGCTTTGTATGCCACTTATTCGGGCAAGGTTGATAAGAAGCTGGGTTACCAGTTAGGACTCCGGGGAGAATATTCAAAGATAAACACTAAATCTTTGGACTACACACAAAATAGCACTCCTTACAAGAAAGATTATTTAAGCCTGTTTCCTAGTGCATTTATTTCATATGTACTACCCGGAAATAACGAAGTGCAACTGAACTATACACGCCGTATTTCTCGTCCACGAGGAATGATACTCAACTCTTTTAAGAATATCACCGACTCTGCTAATATTTCATTTGGTAATCCGGAATTGAAACCAGAATACTCAAATGCATTCGAACTGAATTACATCAAAAACTGGGATGCCCATACACTCTCTTTCTCCGGATACTATCGTACCACCGATGATGTAATTCAAAGCATCAGATATCTGGATGGAAACGTGATGAAGAGTACTTATGATAACATAGCTAAAACACAATCGGCAGGAGTAGAGCTTGTTGGTAAAGACAGACTATTTAAAATAGTAGATCTTACCACTACCGTTAATCTCTTCTATTATAAACTTGATGGTTTCAGTTATCAGCCCCAAGATGGATTACTGCCAGTTGTCGGGAAGCCGGAAGAGGACTTTTCCTGGAATGCGAGGATGATTGCCAATGTAATTCTTCCCTATTCTATTTCATTTCAGGCTACCGGAAGCTACAATGCCAGACAGGTGGTGGCTCAGGGAACACAAAAGTCAAACTATGTTTTGGATGCAGGTTTGCGTAAATCGTTCATGAATAAAAAACTAAGCCTGAGCATCAGCGCACGCGATATTCTTAATTCACGCTCTCAACATACTATTAGCTATGGAACCGGTTTCATTCAAGATTCAAAAAACTGGCGTTCGGGTAGACAATTCGGATTTACACTTACGTACAATTTTGGGAACATGAAGGCTAAATATAGCAAGCCAAACAAAAGAAATGATGACAATATGTCGTCTCCAATGGAAGAAGAGTAA
- a CDS encoding ECF transporter S component — protein sequence MRSTAFHPINLGLSNFCTYLLSALFIAGNLILPQLCHLIPDGGRILLPIYFFTLISSYKFGIRIGLLTALLSPLCNSLLFGMPPQAVLPVIMIKSVLLAIFAAGIAHYSKKVSLFHLGLTVLAYQLTGGLAEYILTNSLPMALQDLRIGFPGMIIQIIGGWFILKKLAEYEF from the coding sequence ATGAGAAGTACTGCCTTTCACCCAATCAACCTGGGATTATCTAATTTTTGCACTTATCTGTTAAGTGCGTTGTTTATTGCCGGCAATCTAATTTTGCCACAATTATGTCATCTGATCCCTGATGGCGGGAGAATATTGCTCCCAATATATTTTTTTACACTAATTTCATCTTATAAATTCGGCATTCGCATCGGACTGCTCACAGCTCTGTTGTCTCCACTGTGCAACAGTTTACTGTTTGGTATGCCACCCCAAGCAGTTCTTCCGGTCATTATGATAAAATCAGTGTTACTTGCCATTTTTGCTGCCGGAATAGCCCACTATTCCAAAAAGGTATCTTTGTTTCATTTGGGATTAACGGTACTTGCCTATCAACTCACAGGCGGACTGGCTGAGTACATTCTTACAAATAGCTTACCTATGGCACTGCAGGATCTGAGAATTGGATTCCCAGGAATGATTATCCAAATTATTGGTGGTTGGTTCATTCTGAAAAAACTGGCAGAGTATGAATTCTAA
- a CDS encoding phosphoribosyltransferase, giving the protein MNSKSFEEVTARIKQIEFDEPFDMIVAVANGGIIPAALLNQRLNLEIHLLKLNLRDQTQKQLYDEPRLLEPIGFDFEGKRILLVEDRIKTGTTINYARELLSNAAVVKTFAVNGNADYSLYNESCFRFPWIL; this is encoded by the coding sequence ATGAATTCTAAGAGTTTTGAAGAGGTTACCGCTCGAATAAAACAAATAGAGTTTGATGAACCGTTTGATATGATTGTAGCTGTAGCCAATGGTGGTATTATTCCTGCGGCATTGCTAAACCAGAGACTTAATCTGGAAATCCATCTTTTAAAGCTTAACCTGAGAGATCAGACCCAAAAACAACTATATGACGAACCAAGGCTATTGGAACCTATTGGATTTGATTTTGAAGGAAAAAGGATTCTACTGGTGGAAGACCGGATAAAGACAGGAACCACAATTAACTATGCTCGTGAGTTACTTTCAAATGCAGCTGTTGTTAAAACATTCGCCGTGAACGGCAATGCTGATTATTCTCTCTATAATGAGAGTTGCTTTAGATTTCCCTGGATTTTATAA
- a CDS encoding DUF362 domain-containing protein, which produces MKRRDFLRALALTGLATTVEPGKAFDMLIQTGENAAGNAYDMVAVMGGEPEVMFRSAIKAMGGMSKFVKKGYKVAIKPNIGWDKTPEMAGNTNPKLVKEVIKQCFDAGAKEVVVFDHTCDDWRKCYKNSGIEEAAKEAGAKVLPAHEESYYRTISLPNALNLKTAKVHEAILDSDVWINIPILKNHGGAKMTISMKNLMGIVWNRGYFHANNLQQCIADISTLSKRPVLNVVDAYRVMKSNGPRGKSASDVVLAKGLFVSQDMVAVDTAAVKFFSQITDMRLEDVAHIANASKLKVGNMNLDKMKIKRIKL; this is translated from the coding sequence ATGAAAAGACGAGATTTCTTACGCGCACTTGCGCTAACCGGCCTGGCAACGACCGTTGAACCTGGAAAGGCCTTTGATATGCTGATACAAACCGGTGAGAACGCTGCCGGTAATGCCTATGACATGGTAGCCGTCATGGGCGGCGAGCCCGAAGTGATGTTTCGCAGCGCAATAAAAGCAATGGGAGGAATGAGTAAATTCGTAAAAAAGGGATATAAAGTGGCCATAAAACCCAACATCGGATGGGATAAAACACCCGAAATGGCAGGAAACACTAACCCTAAACTGGTAAAGGAGGTCATAAAACAATGCTTTGATGCAGGAGCAAAAGAAGTGGTTGTGTTTGATCACACCTGCGACGACTGGCGGAAATGTTACAAGAACAGTGGTATCGAAGAGGCGGCAAAAGAAGCAGGAGCAAAAGTATTGCCGGCTCACGAAGAATCTTACTACCGCACCATCTCCTTGCCCAATGCCCTAAATCTAAAAACAGCCAAGGTACATGAAGCCATACTGGATAGCGATGTATGGATTAATATTCCTATCTTGAAAAACCATGGTGGAGCCAAGATGACCATCTCTATGAAAAATCTGATGGGGATTGTATGGAACAGAGGGTACTTTCATGCCAATAACCTACAACAATGTATTGCCGACATCAGTACACTCTCCAAACGTCCTGTGTTGAATGTAGTTGATGCATACCGGGTGATGAAGAGTAACGGACCAAGAGGAAAGTCAGCATCCGATGTAGTGCTGGCAAAAGGTCTCTTTGTTTCACAGGATATGGTGGCTGTAGACACGGCAGCCGTGAAATTCTTTAGCCAGATTACCGACATGCGGCTGGAAGATGTTGCGCATATTGCAAATGCTTCCAAGCTAAAGGTAGGAAATATGAACCTGGACAAGATGAAAATTAAACGAATAAAACTATAA
- a CDS encoding 4Fe-4S dicluster domain-containing protein, which yields MLRKIRIAIALIMLSLLSFYFIDFAGIAPVETKLLTKIQLVPALLALNIGAIIILLLLTFLFGRVYCSVICPLGIWQDVAEFISGLFKRKRKYKFLPTRNLLRYGILGAVTLAFFLGFTFLLSLLEPYSIFGRIASNIFRPLYQEGNNLLTTILGWFNNYKLYMVEITIRSIFSFIIAGISLLIISFMGYRYGRLYCNTICPVGSLLGFLSKYSLFKVRIDKNKCNSCGVCATKCKASCINSKDHQVDYSRCVTCFNCLESCKKDAISYDWSLKTAANEKGPNSGRRSFMAVTGAGLITIPLAKAKNTAALLNGKKAFKRKQPLSPPGSVSAEHLLSHCTACHLCVSRCPSHVLKPAFTEYGLGGIMQPMMSFEEGFCNYDCTVCSQTCPNGAILPLTKEEKHLTQTGRVVFTLENCIVYSYDTDCGACSEHCPTQAVTMKPYKDGLTIPTVDPDICVGCGGCEYVCPAEPFKAINVEGNAVQLEAKPIKEEKEKDIKVEDFGF from the coding sequence ATGTTACGAAAAATCCGAATAGCGATTGCACTCATCATGCTATCGCTACTTTCATTTTATTTCATTGATTTTGCCGGAATCGCACCAGTCGAGACAAAACTACTTACGAAAATTCAGCTGGTTCCGGCCTTATTGGCTCTAAACATCGGGGCAATAATCATTCTGCTGCTTCTCACCTTCCTTTTTGGTCGTGTGTACTGCTCGGTAATCTGTCCGCTGGGTATTTGGCAGGATGTAGCAGAATTTATATCCGGATTATTTAAACGGAAAAGAAAATATAAATTTCTTCCAACCAGAAACTTGCTGAGATATGGTATCCTTGGAGCGGTAACCCTGGCTTTCTTCTTAGGATTTACTTTCTTGTTAAGCCTTCTGGAGCCATACAGCATTTTCGGACGCATCGCTTCGAACATTTTTCGTCCGCTTTATCAAGAGGGGAATAACCTGCTGACAACTATACTCGGTTGGTTCAATAACTACAAACTCTATATGGTGGAAATAACCATCCGAAGCATCTTTTCCTTTATCATTGCCGGGATAAGTCTGCTGATTATCTCTTTCATGGGATATAGGTACGGACGCCTCTACTGCAACACTATCTGTCCGGTGGGAAGCTTATTGGGGTTCCTTTCAAAATATTCTCTTTTTAAGGTACGTATCGACAAAAATAAATGTAACAGTTGCGGAGTATGTGCCACCAAATGCAAAGCATCATGCATAAACAGCAAAGACCATCAGGTTGACTATAGCCGTTGTGTCACTTGTTTCAACTGCCTTGAATCTTGTAAAAAGGATGCTATCAGCTACGACTGGTCATTAAAAACAGCAGCAAATGAAAAAGGACCAAACAGCGGCAGAAGATCGTTTATGGCTGTCACTGGTGCCGGATTAATCACTATTCCCTTAGCCAAAGCAAAAAACACAGCAGCTCTATTAAACGGAAAAAAGGCATTTAAAAGGAAACAGCCACTCTCTCCACCGGGATCGGTCAGCGCAGAGCATCTACTCAGCCATTGCACCGCTTGCCATCTATGCGTAAGCCGATGTCCATCTCATGTCTTAAAGCCGGCTTTCACAGAATATGGTCTTGGAGGAATAATGCAACCGATGATGAGCTTTGAAGAGGGATTCTGTAACTACGATTGCACTGTTTGCTCACAGACTTGTCCCAACGGAGCAATATTGCCTCTCACCAAGGAAGAGAAACATCTTACTCAAACGGGCCGTGTAGTATTTACACTTGAGAACTGCATTGTGTACAGCTATGATACCGACTGTGGTGCATGTTCCGAACATTGCCCTACACAGGCCGTAACCATGAAACCTTACAAAGACGGGCTCACTATTCCTACCGTTGATCCGGATATCTGCGTAGGATGTGGCGGATGCGAATATGTTTGTCCAGCCGAGCCATTCAAGGCAATCAATGTTGAAGGTAATGCAGTTCAGCTAGAAGCAAAACCCATCAAGGAAGAAAAGGAAAAAGATATTAAAGTTGAGGATTTCGGATTTTAA